In Limisalsivibrio acetivorans, one genomic interval encodes:
- the nifB gene encoding nitrogenase cofactor biosynthesis protein NifB codes for MSKVFLNPDEELKKKIETHPCYCADAKHKYARIHLPVAPACNIQCNYCNRKYDCSNESRPGVTSGVITPEEALHRYMSTKKLLPNLSVAGIAGPGDALANPEKTFKTFEMIKGFDPETHLCLSTNGLNLPDYIDEIRELGINHVTVTMNAVDAKTASLMYAWVRTPEGRLTGEEGAAYLLERQKEGIAKLAEAGILVKINTVLTPGKNMEQIPMVSREIRRMGVFIHNVIPLLSKPEYGTAFAKEGVREPSELEVAEVRRLCASEMGGFNKVMHHCKQCRADAAGILGKDLKGSCKEKKMKTASEEVSV; via the coding sequence ATGAGCAAGGTATTTCTTAATCCCGACGAGGAACTGAAGAAAAAGATAGAGACACACCCCTGCTACTGTGCCGATGCAAAGCACAAGTACGCAAGGATACACCTTCCCGTTGCTCCGGCATGCAACATTCAGTGCAACTACTGCAACAGGAAGTACGACTGCTCCAACGAATCAAGGCCCGGCGTCACAAGTGGTGTGATAACACCCGAAGAGGCGCTTCACAGATACATGTCCACAAAGAAGCTTCTGCCTAATCTCAGCGTTGCGGGTATAGCAGGACCCGGGGACGCTTTGGCGAATCCGGAGAAGACCTTCAAAACCTTTGAGATGATAAAGGGTTTCGATCCTGAAACCCATCTGTGCCTCAGCACAAACGGCCTGAACCTGCCGGACTATATCGATGAGATAAGGGAGCTCGGCATTAATCATGTGACGGTGACCATGAACGCAGTGGATGCAAAAACGGCTTCGCTTATGTATGCATGGGTCAGAACACCGGAAGGAAGGCTTACCGGTGAAGAGGGTGCGGCCTATCTTCTGGAAAGGCAGAAGGAGGGTATCGCAAAACTCGCCGAGGCGGGGATACTGGTCAAAATTAATACAGTGCTGACTCCGGGTAAGAATATGGAGCAGATACCCATGGTATCCCGGGAAATCAGGCGTATGGGGGTTTTCATACATAATGTGATACCCCTTCTCTCCAAGCCGGAATATGGCACAGCCTTTGCAAAAGAAGGGGTTAGAGAACCCTCGGAGCTGGAGGTAGCAGAGGTCAGAAGGCTCTGCGCTTCGGAGATGGGCGGCTTTAATAAAGTGATGCATCACTGTAAGCAGTGCAGGGCGGATGCCGCCGGAATATTGGGCAAGGATCTTAAAGGAAGCTGTAAAGAGAAGAAGATGAAAACTGCAAGCGAGGAGGTTTCAGTATGA
- the nifV gene encoding homocitrate synthase: MKGIIIDDTTLRDGEQTPGVCFTREEKLEIARRLDSIGVQEIEAGIPVMGRDEAEEFSAILDLGLDARIIAWNRAMVDDVRASINAGADSVEISLPVSDIQIKSKLGRSREWVLKRLKTVLDFCTSKGLYTSVGGEDASRGDMEFLIEYAKTIKEHGGARFRFCDTVGVLDPFKTYEMVKTIIDETGSDIEVHTHNDFGMATANALAAVKAGARYVNTTVIGLGERAGNAPLEEVIMASRHVYGMENPFNTTGLKELADYVSAASGRRIEPYRPIIGEFMFTHESGIHTDGVLKNPANYEPFDPAEVGSSRKLVLGRHSGTGVLKHKLMLMGVKPDELILRRLLGEVRSVSSKGKRLLNDAELMDMYNKLLRESEMAKGA; this comes from the coding sequence ATGAAAGGAATAATCATCGATGACACAACGCTGAGGGACGGTGAACAGACCCCCGGAGTATGCTTCACAAGGGAAGAAAAGCTTGAGATAGCCCGCAGGCTGGACAGTATAGGGGTTCAGGAGATAGAGGCTGGTATACCCGTTATGGGAAGGGATGAGGCAGAGGAGTTCTCCGCAATACTCGATCTAGGTCTCGATGCGAGGATAATAGCATGGAACAGGGCTATGGTAGACGATGTGAGGGCATCCATAAATGCGGGTGCGGACTCCGTGGAGATCTCCCTCCCCGTTTCGGACATACAGATAAAATCCAAACTGGGCAGGAGCAGGGAATGGGTGCTTAAAAGGCTCAAAACCGTTCTGGACTTCTGCACATCGAAGGGGCTTTATACCTCCGTTGGAGGTGAGGATGCTAGCCGTGGAGATATGGAGTTTCTCATAGAGTATGCAAAAACGATCAAAGAGCACGGCGGGGCACGCTTCCGCTTCTGCGACACCGTGGGTGTGCTTGATCCATTCAAAACCTACGAGATGGTGAAGACTATCATTGACGAAACCGGATCCGATATAGAGGTACACACCCATAACGATTTCGGGATGGCGACGGCAAACGCCCTTGCCGCTGTGAAGGCGGGTGCTAGATACGTAAACACAACCGTAATCGGTCTTGGGGAGCGTGCCGGCAATGCCCCCCTCGAGGAGGTTATCATGGCCTCCAGACACGTTTACGGGATGGAGAACCCCTTCAACACCACCGGCCTCAAGGAGCTGGCAGATTATGTTTCCGCCGCATCGGGCAGGCGTATTGAGCCCTATCGCCCCATAATCGGGGAGTTCATGTTCACCCATGAATCGGGGATCCATACGGATGGTGTTCTCAAGAACCCTGCAAACTATGAGCCCTTCGACCCCGCAGAGGTGGGCTCAAGCCGCAAGCTTGTTCTGGGCAGGCATTCAGGAACGGGTGTCCTCAAGCATAAACTGATGCTTATGGGCGTTAAGCCCGATGAGCTTATTCTACGCAGGCTCCTTGGCGAGGTGCGAAGCGTATCCTCCAAGGGTAAGCGTCTTTTGAATGATGCAGAGTTAATGGATATGTACAATAAACTGCTCAGGGAATCTGAAATGGCCAAGGGTGCTTAA
- the amt gene encoding ammonium transporter, with protein MNEIQSVQANLNTIWVLIAASMVFFMQAGFTLLETGYVRAKNSINIAMKNTTDFVAATLSFWIVGFALMFGESAGGFSGVTGYFLEGFSSSEDYAFFIFQLVFAGTAATIVSGAVAERMKFIGYAFASVVITAAIYPVFGHWVWNGDGWLAKMGFVDFAGSTVVHSVGGWIGLVGAFILGPRIGRFNEKGEPSEIPHYNLTLTTLGTFILWFGWFGFNGGSTLTGDGSVPLIILNTMLSAAAGGAGSFILSLLVTKKVLVDKMLNGILGGLVGITAGCANVVPWEAVVIGIIAGIVVFLSERALILAHIDDPVGAVPVHGFCGAWGTLAVGIFAADVSLTTQFIGVASCFVWSAGLAVPLFLTLKFTDLLRVKPDDEEIGLNIAEHGAKMSWFSTVDTIRSIIGDGDLTKRVEVETGTEAGEVARCFNDLLDELQDKITVMDGVSKGDLTPEVLPKGEQDLLTNALANMVVCLRAIVEKTLNAIGVIEEVSGDLGDDVQGLERASTEMEGMNQRAMEDTIPELTSARETMERIFTEGSEDIEATVQGVQEIYKSLSAVTGRVESLRSSLGGISELVGNIRMISEQTNLLALNASIEAARAGEAGRGFAVVADEVRKLAEKSDEFSAEIDSVLSELLNESNDFIDSVENTAGITEKSIEKTEKVSESLRNLGEAVSSVRVSAENVSSIFETQAGLGGEVADSATHIKNVSEKLINEVSDLVQSVKYFNVGNVCSPEKMLV; from the coding sequence ATGAACGAGATTCAATCTGTTCAGGCAAATCTGAATACCATATGGGTACTCATAGCGGCATCCATGGTTTTCTTTATGCAGGCAGGCTTTACACTGCTCGAGACAGGGTATGTAAGAGCCAAAAACTCTATAAACATTGCAATGAAGAACACCACAGATTTTGTGGCTGCAACACTGTCATTCTGGATTGTTGGCTTTGCTCTGATGTTCGGCGAGAGTGCCGGAGGCTTCTCCGGTGTGACCGGGTATTTCCTAGAAGGCTTTAGTTCCTCTGAAGATTATGCATTCTTTATATTTCAACTGGTATTTGCAGGTACAGCGGCTACCATTGTGTCCGGTGCAGTGGCGGAGCGTATGAAGTTCATAGGCTATGCCTTTGCATCTGTTGTGATAACAGCCGCCATATATCCTGTTTTCGGCCACTGGGTCTGGAACGGCGATGGATGGCTTGCAAAGATGGGGTTCGTGGATTTTGCAGGTTCCACTGTTGTCCATTCCGTTGGAGGCTGGATAGGCCTTGTGGGGGCGTTTATCCTCGGGCCGAGGATTGGAAGGTTTAACGAAAAGGGTGAACCCTCCGAGATACCGCACTATAACCTTACGCTTACCACCCTTGGTACATTTATACTCTGGTTCGGCTGGTTCGGTTTCAACGGCGGAAGTACGCTCACCGGAGACGGCAGCGTGCCACTTATTATACTTAACACGATGCTTTCCGCCGCTGCCGGTGGAGCGGGCTCATTTATACTTTCCCTTCTCGTGACGAAGAAGGTTCTCGTTGACAAGATGCTTAACGGTATCCTCGGCGGACTTGTGGGTATAACAGCAGGCTGTGCCAACGTTGTGCCTTGGGAGGCTGTTGTCATAGGGATTATCGCCGGAATAGTTGTTTTCCTCAGCGAGCGTGCGCTTATCCTTGCCCATATCGATGACCCTGTGGGTGCTGTACCTGTCCACGGGTTCTGCGGTGCATGGGGCACCCTTGCCGTTGGAATCTTCGCCGCAGATGTATCCCTTACTACTCAGTTTATCGGTGTGGCATCGTGTTTTGTATGGTCCGCAGGGCTTGCCGTACCACTCTTTCTAACCCTTAAGTTCACCGATCTCCTTCGTGTTAAACCCGATGATGAAGAGATTGGGCTTAATATAGCAGAGCACGGCGCAAAGATGTCCTGGTTCAGCACCGTTGATACTATACGTTCGATCATCGGTGACGGAGACCTAACCAAAAGGGTGGAGGTGGAGACAGGAACCGAAGCGGGGGAGGTTGCGAGATGCTTCAACGACCTCCTTGATGAGCTTCAGGATAAGATAACGGTAATGGACGGTGTATCCAAAGGGGATCTGACGCCGGAGGTTTTACCCAAAGGGGAGCAGGATCTGCTCACCAACGCCCTTGCCAACATGGTTGTCTGCCTTCGTGCCATAGTTGAGAAAACCCTTAATGCGATTGGCGTTATTGAGGAGGTCTCCGGAGACCTCGGTGATGATGTGCAGGGCCTTGAAAGGGCGAGCACCGAAATGGAGGGGATGAACCAAAGGGCGATGGAGGACACAATCCCCGAACTTACCAGCGCAAGGGAAACCATGGAACGAATCTTCACCGAAGGGAGTGAGGATATCGAAGCCACCGTTCAGGGTGTTCAGGAGATTTACAAAAGCCTTTCCGCCGTTACAGGAAGGGTTGAGTCCCTGCGAAGCTCCCTTGGTGGAATCAGTGAACTTGTGGGGAATATACGTATGATCTCTGAGCAGACAAACCTGCTCGCTCTCAATGCCTCCATCGAGGCCGCAAGGGCGGGTGAGGCTGGGAGAGGTTTTGCCGTTGTTGCCGATGAGGTTCGCAAACTTGCGGAAAAATCGGATGAATTCTCCGCAGAGATAGACTCCGTTCTGAGCGAACTCCTTAATGAGTCCAACGACTTCATCGATTCTGTCGAAAACACAGCCGGAATTACGGAGAAGAGTATCGAAAAGACGGAGAAGGTATCCGAGTCACTGCGAAACCTTGGAGAGGCGGTGAGCAGTGTCCGTGTATCCGCAGAGAATGTGAGCAGTATATTTGAGACACAGGCCGGGCTCGGCGGTGAGGTTGCAGACAGTGCGACTCACATTAAGAATGTTTCGGAGAAGCTTATAAACGAGGTTTCCGATCTCGTCCAGAGTGTAAAATACTTCAACGTGGGGAATGTCTGTTCCCCCGAAAAAATGCTTGTATAA